The following nucleotide sequence is from Bacteroidota bacterium.
TAAATGAGCCGATGACAGATGAATGAGTCAATTTTGATTAATATACAATCTGAAATTTGCTTTTTATATAATCGTTATATAAATTTGTTACAGATTTAATATTGAACCAATGTATTTTAGTCAGAACATTAAGTTTTTGCGCAAGCGCAAGGGATACACCCAGGATCAGCTGGCGCAAAGCCTCGAGATGAAACGCCCCACCCTGAGCGGTTACGAAAATGAAGTAAGCCAACCTACCGTGCAGGCGTTACTCATTTTTTCGAAGTTTTATAAAATTGCCATCGACACTTTGCTCAACATTAACCTGGCTAAGCTTTCGGAGTTGCAACTGCGCCAGCTCGAGAATGGCGAAGATGTGTACATTCGCGGTGGTACACTTCGTGTGCTGGCTACCACCATCAACAACGAAAACGACGAAAACATCGAACTGGTGAACGAAAAGGCCAAAGCAGGCTATGCCACCGGTTTTGCCGATCCGGAGTTTATCAGCCAGTTGCCTGTGTTCCAGCTCCCATTTTTGTCGAAACAAAAGAAATACCGCACCTTTCAGCTGAGTGGCGATTCGATGCTGCCCATACCCGAAGGCGCCTGGGTTACCGGCGAATACGTGCAGGACTGGAGCCAGATTGTATCGGGGCAAGGTTATGTAGTATTTACCCTCGACGACGGCATTGTATTTAAGGTAGTGGAGAACTTAATTGCGAAAGGCGGCATTTTCAGGTTGTTTTCGCTCAACCCGCTTTACGAACCCTACGAACTGCATGTGTCGGAAGTAAAAGAAGTGTGGAAATTTGTGCATTACATCAGCAACGAATTGCCCGAACCGGTGCTGCCACAGACCGAACTGCTGCGTACAGTAGCCAGTTTAAAGAATGATATGTACCGTATCAAAGACGAATTTTTAAAAAATGCTCCTCCCGCTTCCGATGCGGCAAAAAATGAAGCATAAATAATCTGCCTTTCAACCATAAATAATTATAAAATAAAACCTGTAGAAATATTCAGGACCCAACAACCCGAACGCTTTGAACTTTCGGCTGAAAAGACTCATATAGTGACTAACAGATGACACAGTAGAGCTAAGCAAAGCTAAGAGTGTGGTTGAATTTTGAATTTGTCGATTTTCAATTCACGCGTCTTTAGGTATTAAGGATGCATAGCCGTTTCATTTTAACAAAACACCAAATAATACTATGCACACTGCGTAAAATAGTTCCATCATATTTCGTTCGTCACAGATGTAATAAAAAATTTGAATATGCATTATTATACCAGAAAGATAGATAATGCTTGTATAAATATTAATGTTCAAGCATTTGTTCCTTTTTGCTAACAGACTCTTTTTACTTCCTTAGTGGAAACAGCGCGGGGGTCAGCCCCTTTAGGGGAAAGAGGGGTGAGCGTGGGCATAATATTAAATAAGCTTGTAACTGGCATAATAGAGGCTAATCAATAAAAAATTGTATTTTTGTTTAAAGCATAAAGCAATGAATACCCATACAATATCAATCGATTTTCCTTCTGATATTCTTTTAGCTCTGAATGAAAATGAAACCGAACTTAAAAGGGATATTAAAATTTCACTGGCAATTCGATTATATCGACTCGAGAAGTTAACAATTGGAAAAGCCGCACAACTATCTGGATTATCGAGGTTTGATTTTGAGACCTTGCTTTCTGAGAATGAAATTTCCATTTCGAATTTATCTGTTGATGATGTATTAGGTGATGCTTTGAAGCTTAAATAGAATGAATGGTATTGTTATAGCCGATACTGGCCCTATTTTTTCTTTAGCAATTATCGACAAACTCAATCTGCTTGATTCCATCTTTAATGAGGTTTTTATTCCCAAAGCAGTTTGGGATGAAATTTCAGCCGATGAAACCAAACTATTTTACGACAGAGTGATTGATTATTTTAAAAATAAAGTTCAACCCATCAAAGGATTCAACGATTTAACTTTTATAATGGATTCTGGAGAGTCTGAATCCGTGATACTTTATAAAGAATTGGCAGCAGATTACTTATTGATTGATGATAAAAAAGCAAGAAGTATTGCTGAGAATATTGGTGTAAGGTGTATTGGAACGATTGGATTACTTTCGTTTGCAAAAGATAAAGGGTTTATTGATGCCTTAAAACCAATATTCGAAGATTTTATTAAGCATAAACGTTATTATTCAACAGACCTGCTAAATGCCATCTTGTTAAAAACTAATGAAGAATTTCTTC
It contains:
- a CDS encoding LexA family transcriptional regulator; this translates as MYFSQNIKFLRKRKGYTQDQLAQSLEMKRPTLSGYENEVSQPTVQALLIFSKFYKIAIDTLLNINLAKLSELQLRQLENGEDVYIRGGTLRVLATTINNENDENIELVNEKAKAGYATGFADPEFISQLPVFQLPFLSKQKKYRTFQLSGDSMLPIPEGAWVTGEYVQDWSQIVSGQGYVVFTLDDGIVFKVVENLIAKGGIFRLFSLNPLYEPYELHVSEVKEVWKFVHYISNELPEPVLPQTELLRTVASLKNDMYRIKDEFLKNAPPASDAAKNEA
- a CDS encoding UPF0175 family protein; translation: MNTHTISIDFPSDILLALNENETELKRDIKISLAIRLYRLEKLTIGKAAQLSGLSRFDFETLLSENEISISNLSVDDVLGDALKLK
- a CDS encoding DUF3368 domain-containing protein; the protein is MNGIVIADTGPIFSLAIIDKLNLLDSIFNEVFIPKAVWDEISADETKLFYDRVIDYFKNKVQPIKGFNDLTFIMDSGESESVILYKELAADYLLIDDKKARSIAENIGVRCIGTIGLLSFAKDKGFIDALKPIFEDFIKHKRYYSTDLLNAILLKTNEEFLRLQ